A stretch of the Ananas comosus cultivar F153 linkage group 14, ASM154086v1, whole genome shotgun sequence genome encodes the following:
- the LOC109720318 gene encoding solanesyl-diphosphate synthase 1, mitochondrial-like isoform X1, whose product MLLRSILSAALRGRSTRRLFSVVAPRGASMGKERPPDSRSKVFFGFRETYFRAYNGLHDLRYQIYQDGSSIPEEGPDDPFLLVADELSLLANRLRSLVVTEVPKLTSAAEYFFKMGVEGKRMCPTVLLLMASALNVPVRESIADGVSSGLSNELRSRQQAIAEITEMIHVASLLHDDVLDDADTRRGIGSLNFVMGNKLAVLAGDFLFSRACISLASLKNTEVVSLMATAIENLVTGEKMQMTTTSEQRRSMEYYLQKTYYKTASLVSNSCKAIAVLAGQTSEVSMLAYEYGRNLGLAYQLIDDVLDFMGTSAALGKGSLSDIRHGVVTAPILFAIEEFPQLREVVDRGFKNPADVDIALGYLGESCGIERTRELAKEHANRAVLAIEALPESDAEDVQSSRRALINLTHRVLTRTK is encoded by the exons GTGTTTTTTGGTTTCAGAGAAACATATTTCCGGGCCTATAATGGCTTACATGACTTAAGATACCAGATTTATCAGGATGGAAGTTCAATACCTGAG GAAGGACCTGACGACCCCTTCTTGTTGGTTGCTGATGAACTGTCGCTACTTGCGAATAGATTGCGATCGTTGGTGGTTACTGAG GTGCCTAAGCTAACATCAGCTGCTGAATACTTCTTCAAAATGGGAGTTGAAGGAAAGAGAATGTGCCCCACC GTCTTATTGTTAATGGCATCAGCTTTGAATGTGCCTGTACGAGAATCAATTGCTGATGGAGTGTCCAGTGGCTTGTCAAATGAGTTGCGTTCTCGACAGCAGGCGATTGCTGAAATAACTGAAATGATTCAT GTGGCAAGCCTTCTTCATGATGATGTTTTGGATGATGCCGATACTAGGCGTGGCATAGGTTCATTAAACTTCGTAATGGGGAACAAG CTTGCTGTTCTGGCTGGTGACTTTCTGTTTTCTAGAGCCTGCATCTCACTTGCATCACTGAAAAACACTGAG GTTGTATCTCTTATGGCAACTGCTATAGAAAATCTTGTTACAGGTGAAAAGATGCAGATGACAACAACTTCTGAGCAACGCCGCAG CATGGAGTACTACTTGCAGAAGACATACTACAAGACTGCTTCGCTGGTTTCAAACAGTTGCAAAGCTATTGCAGTTCTTGCAGGGCAAACTTCGGAAGTTTCAATGCTTGCATATGAGTATGGTCGCAATTTG GGTTTAGCGTATCAGTTGATTGACGATGTACTCGATTTCATGGGCACGTCAGCTGCACTCGGGAAAGGCTCCTTGTCTGACATTCGACAT GGAGTCGTAACAGCTCCAATATTATTTGCCATAGAAGAGTTCCCCCAATTGCGTGAAGTTGTTGACCGGGGTTTCAAAAATCCTGCAGATGTTGATATT GCCCTTGGCTACCTTGGTGAGAGCTGCGGAATTGAGAGGACAAGAGAATTGGCGAAAGAACATGCAAATCGCGCAGTATTAGCAATCGAGGCTCTTCCCGAGAGTGATGCTGAGGATGTTCAAAGTTCGAGGCGTGCACTTATCAACCTTACTCATAGGGTCCTCACAAGAACCAAGTGA